One genomic window of Candidatus Alcyoniella australis includes the following:
- a CDS encoding FRG domain-containing protein translates to MKDLSDQNPPEAVVVMACQNATEFLSTLSPRNERWCLGPNPDWLYRGHADARWKLVPKALRADGWGTIQKEFTDKYLPLPNTADAQILAEYSVINYFVEAADRQGISLPEDSIRFREVFVKWSNENPVHSAFLTPRKWPSPELLPIMAAAQHHGVPTRLLDWSRRSYIAAYFAASEFAKRLWEYQLLTDRGCSIESDISEIAVWSLSTEYLHMQPVGVEVIKAPAGANPNLAAQKGIFTLVRETEKRGHPANTQGLEERLEADAFPPPLVKVTMPIRDVPKLLRFLSAEYVDAASMFPGLDGVAKRVFEQPLWDSYRMRQEKKQRD, encoded by the coding sequence ATGAAAGACTTGTCCGATCAGAATCCTCCTGAAGCTGTAGTCGTGATGGCCTGTCAGAACGCTACAGAATTCTTGAGTACGCTTTCACCTAGGAACGAACGTTGGTGCCTGGGACCAAATCCTGATTGGTTATACAGAGGCCATGCAGATGCCCGTTGGAAACTGGTGCCCAAAGCACTGCGTGCAGATGGGTGGGGGACGATACAGAAGGAGTTCACAGATAAGTACCTGCCGCTGCCAAATACCGCAGACGCACAGATTCTAGCGGAGTATTCAGTTATAAATTACTTTGTCGAAGCTGCTGATCGGCAAGGGATTTCACTACCCGAGGACAGCATTCGGTTTCGAGAAGTATTCGTCAAGTGGAGCAACGAAAACCCGGTGCACTCCGCTTTTCTAACGCCCCGCAAATGGCCATCGCCGGAACTCCTGCCCATTATGGCGGCGGCGCAGCATCATGGCGTCCCGACGAGACTTCTCGACTGGTCGCGGCGTTCCTACATCGCCGCATATTTCGCGGCTAGCGAGTTTGCAAAACGATTGTGGGAATATCAATTACTGACCGATAGAGGATGCTCCATTGAATCCGACATCAGCGAAATAGCTGTATGGTCGTTAAGTACCGAGTATTTACATATGCAACCTGTTGGGGTCGAAGTAATTAAAGCGCCAGCAGGCGCAAATCCGAATCTGGCTGCACAGAAAGGCATTTTTACTTTAGTGCGAGAGACCGAGAAGCGAGGACATCCAGCCAATACGCAAGGCCTTGAAGAGCGGCTGGAAGCGGATGCATTCCCGCCACCGCTCGTAAAGGTCACGATGCCGATCCGCGACGTTCCAAAGCTCCTTCGCTTTCTCAGCGCAGAATACGTCGATGCAGCAAGCATGTTCCCAGGCCTTGACGGTGTTGCGAAAAGAGTATTTGAGCAACCGTTGTGGGATAGCTATCGAATGAGACAAGAAAAAAAACAGAGGGATTGA